Within Larus michahellis chromosome 22, bLarMic1.1, whole genome shotgun sequence, the genomic segment TCTCCCAGGTCCACCCGGACAAGAACCAGCACCCGCGGGCGGAGGCGGCGTTCAAGGTGCTGCGGGCGGCCTGGGACATCGTCAGCAGCCCCGAGAGGAGGAAGGAGTATGAGATGTGAGTGGGTGACGCCAGGGGGAGGACGGGACACGGGGAggctgcggggacccccccctgccccacgcagggTCTGAGCCCGGTTCCCCTCCCTCCGCAGGAAGCGGATGGCGGAGAGCGAGCTGACGAGGTCCATGAGCGAGTTCCTGAGCCGGCTGCAGGACGACCTGAAGGAGGCCATGAACACCATGATGTGCAGCAAGTGCCAGGGCAAGCACAAGTAGGTGCCGCGGGTGGGGGGCACCACATCTGGGGGGGCCCTGCAGTGAGAGGGGGGTTCAGAAACACCTGCCCTTGCCGCAGGAGGTTCGAGATGGACCGGGACCCCCTCAGCGCCCGGTACTGCGCCGAGTGCGGGGTGCTGCACCCCGCCGAGGAGGGCGATTTCTGGGCCGAGTCCAGCCTGCTGGGGCTGAAGATCACCTACTTCGCCATGATGGAGGGGAAGATCTACGACATTACGGGTGGGTGCTGCTTtccacagccccccacccctggcCCTGTGTGGGGGCCGCTGGCTGTCACCCCCCCCTGTGCCGGGGGCAGCATGACCCTGACCGGTGGCCGCGTCTCTCCCGGCAGAGTGGGCCGGCTGCCAGCGTGTGGGGATCTCCCCCGACACCCACCGCGTCCCCTACCACATCTCCTTTGGCGCCAGAAATGCCGGCCCGGCCGGGCGGCAGAGGTCAGTGATGGGACACGGCACCAGCTGGGGCCCGGCCCCcatccggggtgggggggcagggggagctccgagctcagcccagcccccccaaattcccctttcctccccccgcTGCAGAAGCGCCTCCAAGGGCAGCCCCACCTCGGCCGCCGACCTGCAGGACTTCTTCACCCGCGTCTTTCAGGGGAGCTCAGGAGCGATGCCTGGGGggcccttcccgccgccccccgcccccccggcggcagcatccccccccggggctccccccagGGCGGAGGGCACAGTCCCCAAGGGCGAGACGAAGCACAAGAGGCGGAAGAAGGTGCGTCGGCCGTTCCAGCGCTGAGCGGATTCTGCTGGGCACGAAAAAGGGCTCTTtcgaataaaaaaaaatctatttttctttttttttttttttaaaaaaaaaaaaaaaagaaggaatctCTCTCTTTGAAgtgagcagggaggctgtgggccGCCGGGGCGAGCGGGAGGAGCTGTGCCTTGGCGCCAGCTGTACCAAAGagcccggcggggcgcggggcagccgggacggacggacagacggacggaccgGCTGCCGCATTTCTTCAGGGTTATTGTAAACGTTCAGGTGAcgcctggtgctggggagggaaacCCCCCACCCTGAGCCGCTGCTGCTCCTTCAGCCGCGGGGCCAAAGCCACCGGGGGCTATTGGGGGACTCACGTGAGTCCCCCCTGgggggcagcctctgccagcgccgtttgcatatttcttttttaagcagcttgttccgttttttttttttgtttttttttttttttttttttgctcgcCCCGAGCTATTTATTACTGCGCACGGCCCCTTTCTGTTCGTACAGCCGCGTATGTTGGCTacgctcctcctcctcttcctcctcccagcgcGGCCCCAGCGCCTCTGGCCACGCCACTTTGGCTTTTCCTGCCCCAGTTTGGCTCCGGGGACCCTCGTCCCCTTCTCTCAGCACTGGGGACCaagagcattatttttttaaaaaaaaaaaaaaaagaaaaaagcaacggCAGGAGCTGCTCAGGGGCCACTGCCGAAACTGTGCTGCGAGTGTTTTTTGCCGAGAAATGTCTCTCCGGCACCTCACCGAGCGTTTAGTGGTTCCCGGCGCTCCACACCGTGGGCCGGGCTGGTCCTTGACGGGGAGTGACAGCCCTCGGGGGCCACGCGAGGCTCCCCaggctgccaccagccccagcggGGCCAAGCCGGCCCCTGCCTGGGCTGAAACGCTCCCGAAACTGCTGCCGTAGGCGCCACCGTTGCTTTCCACTAACCTTTTTTGtactcccagagcggagcagctGGGTTTTAAACGGTAGTGTACTTCTTTCTTATCacttttgttaaattaaaagtACGGTTTGAAGGAGTCTGGCTGGTCTgtgcggggagggcgggaggcgtgAGCTGTTCCCACTTGTCGGGACGCTGCTCCTGTCGTTCTCAAGTTCTTTATTATGGTGGGAACATAGAAAACACGAGGACGAGGGAGGTGTAGGGGGACGACTCTTCCCCCCGCAGTCCGCAGTTCTCCCCTCGCAGGTGCTTTCTGCGGGGTTACACGGAGGTTACCTCAAAGGAAACACGCACGTGTGACAACCGCTTGCTCCAGACTGCGCGTCTGCGCTTCTCTCTTCACTGAGGAGATTGCTCCtccttggagatggaggaacCTTACGAACAGCTGGAGCGGCCCCTGCCCGCCTCACCCTTCTCTCCAGCCGGTGCCTCGCGCCGCGCTGGCGTCCCCGGCTCCGCTGGAAGCGCTGAGCTCGCCGTGTCTCAGTATTTATTGATGCCAAAGACCCGCACGCCATGGAACTGGGGCAGCTTGGGCAGAAGGACGCTGAGCAGGGAGGCCGTGTTGATGACGAAGTGCGCAGGGTCGTATTTGGTGTAGAAGCTGGTGAGGAGGTacctgggcagggggagagggagacCCCGGGTGAGCTCAGTGTCGCTCCCACCCTCgccgctgctggcactgggggGGGATTTCATATGCCTCGCTGGCGTTTCCTGCCCAAAACAGCACCTCGCAGCTGGGGaaccctcctctccagcccctggGCCCATCCCCGCCGGGGCAGCTGTGCTGACAGAAGCTCAACGGTCACACCGCACACCCCAGACTCTCTCCTGCACCCTCCCGCCTCGTTCAGCGGCACTCACAGCACTACCGGCGAGATGCTGAGGAACTTGCGCGACGAGGTGCACTGTGTCCCATAGTCGATCTGCTCCCAGTGCGTGAGGAGACGATCCTTGCCCTGGTCCGGGGTCTCAAACGGGGTCCCCTTCACCGTGTGCAGCAGCAGGTACATGACCTGCAGGTTCCAAGGGGAGAGGAGACGTAAAGCAAGCCCAGgacaggctgctgctggcacagAAATGGGCTTTGTGCTGTTTCCCGAGCGAAGGACCTTTCAGCGCCAGCCCCCTAGACTTTCCCTCGGTGCCCTGTAGGAGTGACGGGACACCGAGCCATCCCCAGCGAAGGCCACCCTGCATGCTCTCCGGCccaggggcggaggggggggtgtcactcACCAGGTTGTGAATGACGTTGGTGAGCGTCCAGACCACGGGAATGCTGAAGAAGGGGATGCTGAGGAGAACAATGTGGAGGACCCCCACGGAGATGACGTACGCCAGCCAGATGCCCCGGCTGTTCATCACCCGCGTGTTGGGGTTCACCTCGCTGTGTGCCACGCCGACGTTCATCCTGCAGAAGACAAATGGCGCTTCTAGAGGTCTCCTCAGAGAGGCTTTCCCCAAATCTCTGCAATTCCTAACCCAGTTCAGGGCTCTTGGCAGAGCCCCAGATCCACGATCTTCCTGCAACACTTCTTCACCCCGGCCTTCCCAAGTGCTGAACCCCAACACACCCCTGATGCCAGCTCCCTAATGAGTGACTCCGCATCTCAGCCTTAAGGACAGGAACACAAgggcaaggaggaaagaaaggagctCACCCCCAGTCACCAGAAACGCTGGGAACAAAGTCAGAGCCGCCCCAGGACAGGCTCCGCTCTCCCCAGTGTTCCCCCCCTTCACCATGAGCCTGGCTCCTCAGCCCTAAGGCAGACGTGGGGCCGGGAAACCATGACAGATCCTTTCCCTCGGGGGGGAATATTGTCCTCCCCAGGGCCGGGT encodes:
- the ORMDL2 gene encoding ORM1-like protein 2: MNVGVAHSEVNPNTRVMNSRGIWLAYVISVGVLHIVLLSIPFFSIPVVWTLTNVIHNLVMYLLLHTVKGTPFETPDQGKDRLLTHWEQIDYGTQCTSSRKFLSISPVVLYLLTSFYTKYDPAHFVINTASLLSVLLPKLPQFHGVRVFGINKY